The following coding sequences are from one Capsicum annuum cultivar UCD-10X-F1 chromosome 3, UCD10Xv1.1, whole genome shotgun sequence window:
- the LOC107852195 gene encoding uncharacterized protein LOC107852195 — protein MERGFKISDGPYIHSVDLRDNTCNCKSWMLKGIPCPHGIAAILYKKLDPIDFVDNCYSKATYLKTYCHYIQLVTNMNMWPKSTNSNVEPPVIVPMPGRPKKRRNKQFYETKKCGKMSRKGIYMTCSIFHGQNHNKRGCPFKNSVRSSILNVGPSDVPST, from the exons ATGGAGAGAGGTTTTAAAATATCAGATGGACCATATATACATAGTGTGGATTTGAGGGATAACACATGCAACTGCAAATCTTGGATGCTCAAGGGAATACCATGTCCACATGGGATTGCAGCCATACTCTACAAGAAATTGGACCCAATTGATTTTGTTGATAACTGTTACAGTAAGGCGACTTATCTCAAGACTTACTGTCACTACATTCAACTAGTAACCAACATGAACATGTGGCCAAAGTCAACAAATTCTAATGTGGAGCCTCCAGTTATTGTTCCTATGCCTGGCAGGCCAAAGAAGAGAAGGAATAAACAGTTTTATGAGACCAAAAAGTGTGGAAAAATGTCAAGAAAAGGGATTTACATGACTTGTAGCATCTTTCATGGACAAAATCACAACAAAAGAGGTTGTCCTTTCAAG AATTCTGTTAGATCAAGTATTCTTAATGTTGGACCAAGTGATGTACCAAGTACTTGA